Proteins encoded within one genomic window of Anopheles gambiae chromosome 3, idAnoGambNW_F1_1, whole genome shotgun sequence:
- the LOC1279182 gene encoding leucine-rich repeat-containing protein 15 — translation MNFNISTHGSALLLVLTVLLFGTIPAYARKCPDDCHCDLDLKGRFRTVCNKVEWINPPLPSFEPDIEVLVISNTRHPINVGPQFQYFKKLEILRIIDANVPSVGDRSFWGLVRLKTIDLSRNNITQLAMENFRGQDNLIELDLSRNRLDNIASGTFAHLKELKTLHLIDNSITEFNQRLFLHLAKLKHLDLSYNSIDDLPPEVFKDVQDLKILRVRGCRLSNINPQIYNILSHLTELDLGQNQIKFLDKEEFKDLRHLQTLRLDGNQLSVIIDELFIHQKGLTLLDISRNRLAKIADRAFENLANLTFLDASYNKLSHIEPVCFRPLRNLQTLNISGNIQLDLGEMEDTINVIKNITGLMVADMGTLPLNLFSPFRHLSALNLSGNHIDNFTLQIIEPLNQLEFLDLSRNQLNGIPERYATQLARIGDVKLENNPLICDWCHMGPLITQTKKLKEGLRWQELPRCFLPERLREVRIDGLHQDGVEDCMEVIVDEDHDAASTSHNFLEQAGSVSILAACGLIIFIILAIIVVSTALCLSRHRARYYTHEDKRDTILEKNGETPVITTGSEINFKFPYNERVCTIDEMCIPPPPPPPGKLAPASIERFD, via the exons ATGAATTTCAACATATCCACCCATGGGTCAGCACTACTCCTCGTGCTGACCGTCCTGCTCTTTGGAACGATACCAGCCTACGCCAGAAAGTGTCCCGACGATTGCCACTGTGATCTTGACCTGAAGGGACGGTTCCGGACCGTCTGCAACAAAG TGGAGTGGATAAATCCTCCATTGCCCTCCTTCGAACCGGACATCGAGGTGCTTGTCATCTCGAACACGCGCCATCCAATCAACGTGGGACCACAGTTCCAGTACTTCAAAAAGCTGGAAATATTACGCATCATCGATGCAAACGTACCGTCGGTTGGCGATCGGTCGTTCTGGGGCTTGGTGCGGCTGAAGACGATTGATCTGTCGCGCAACAACATTACCCAGCTGGCGATGGAGAACTTCCGCGGGCAGGATAATTTGATCGAGCTGGATCTATCGCGCAACCGGCTGGACAATATCGCTAGTGGAACGTTTGCTCATTTGAAG GAGCTTAAAACTCTACACTTGATAGACAATTCCATTACCGAGTTCAATCAACGGTTGTTTCTGCATCTCGCCAAGCTAAAACATCTGGACCTTAGCTACAATTCCATCGACGATCTGCCACCGGAAGTGTTCAAAGATGTACAG gatttaaaaatactaCGAGTGCGAGGATGTCGCCTGTCCAACATCAATCCCCAAATATACAATATCCTATCCCATCTGACGGAGCTGGATCTGGGACAGAACCAG ATCAAATTTCTTGACAAAGAAGAATTTAAAGACCTGCGGCATCTGCAAACACTGCGCCTCGACGGCAACCAgctgtcggtgatcatcgaTGAATTATTCATACACCAGAAAGGACTAACACTGTTGG ACATTTCCCGCAACCGGTTGGCCAAGATTGCTGACCGAGCGTTCGAGAATCTTGCCAACCTTACCTTTCTGGATGCATCGTACAACAAGCTGTCCCACATTGAGCCGGTCTGCTTTCGGCCACTTCGCAACCTGCAGACGCTCAACATTAGCGGCAATATACAGCTGGATCTGGGCGAAATGGAAGATACGATAAAT gttataaaaaacatcaCCGGCCTGATGGTGGCCGATATGGGCACACTACCACTGAACCTGTTCAGTCCATTTCGGCACCTTAGCGCACTCAATCTGTCCGGAAATCATATCGATAACTTCACGTTGCAAATCATCGAACCGCTGAACCAGCTGGAG TTTTTGGACCTCTCCCGGAATCAGCTAAACGGCATCCCGGAACGGTACGCAACCCAGCTAGCCCGGATCGGCGACGTCAAGCTGGAAAATAACCCACTGATATGCGACTGGTGTCACATGGGACCGCTCataacgcaaacaaaaaag CTCAAAGAAGGCCTTCGCTGGCAGGAACTTCCCCGATGCTTCCTACCTGAACGATTACGCGAGGTGCGCATCGATGGCCTCCACCAGGACGGGGTGGAGGATTGCATGGAGGTAATTGTGGACGAGGATCATGATGCCGCCAGCACGTCGCACAACTTTCTCGAGCAAG CGGGCAGTGTTAGCATACTGGCTGCCTGTGGACTGATAATATTCATCATACTCGCCATCATCGTCGTGTCCACGGCGCTCTGTCTCTCGAGGCACCGGGCGCGCTATTACACGCACGAGGATAAACGAG